The following coding sequences lie in one Rutidosis leptorrhynchoides isolate AG116_Rl617_1_P2 chromosome 4, CSIRO_AGI_Rlap_v1, whole genome shotgun sequence genomic window:
- the LOC139842603 gene encoding uncharacterized protein → MASISSQTKTSCHARSISLPSTLDQSSLFSKKLFQDATSCTSSLSLDHKLNGLNGMYESIESFLTFPTSQRLLGTKQQVNELLDELVELLDLCSTTKDALSMSIDAAKELQSVLRRKRGDNVGLTSSIREYISVRKNVKNLINKSISRLRKQGSLFTNDEGTTPNVNALKEMGPNTCVVFESLLNFISGSSSQSKIKGWFLVSKILGNKRLQCNQVLEKDEIKRVDDELLAVFSHKGVKSACLDVEVIRERLAEMEFTLQNLDEQVECLFRHLIKTRVCLLNMYNC, encoded by the coding sequence ATGGCTTCGATTTCTTCTCAAACAAAAACCAGTTGTCATGCTCGATCCATCAGCTTACCGTCTACATTAGACCAATCATCCCTGTTCAGCAAAAAACTATTTCAAGATGCCACATCTtgcacatcatcattatcattagacCACAAATTAAATGGTCTTAATGGTATGTATGAATCTATCGAGTCATTTCTTACATTTCCAACCTCTCAACGATTATTAGGCACCAAACAACAAGTGAACGAGTTGTTAGATGAACTTGTCGAGCTCTTAGATCTGTGTAGTACAACCAAAGATGCATTGTCTATGTCTATCGATGCTGCAAAAGAATTGCAATCAGTTCTTCGACGAAAAAGAGGTGATAATGTGGGGTTAACTTCATCCATTAGGGAATATATATCCGTACGAAAAAATGTAAAGAATCTCATTAATAAATCGATATCACGTTTGAGAAAACAAGGTTCTTTGTTCACTAATGATGAAGGAACAACACCAAATGTTAACGCGCTGAAGGAAATGGGACCAAACACTTGTGTTGTGTTTGAGTCCTTGTTGAACTTCATATCAGGATCAAGTTCCCAATCAAAGATTAAAGGCTGGTTTTTGGTCTCGAAGATTTTAGGCAATAAACGTTTGCAGTGCAATCAAGTGCTTGAGAAGGATGAAATTAAGCGAGTGGATGATGAATTACTGGCTGTTTTTAGCCACAAGGGAGTAAAATCAGCCTGTTTAGATGTCGAAGTTATACGTGAAAGATTAGCCGAAATGGAATTTACCCTCCAAAATCTAGATGAACAAGTTGAATGCCTTTTTCGACATTTAATCAAAACTAGAGTGTGCCTTCTAAACATGTACAACTGCTAG